One part of the Microbacterium aurugineum genome encodes these proteins:
- a CDS encoding exonuclease SbcCD subunit D, protein MRILHTSDWHIGRTFHGNSTMDALTEVLGALTEQVRTHSVDVVVVAGDVFDSATPSGPAYSLLGDALVALDEAGARVIVTSGNHDSAARLGFQARLLRDGIHVLTDPLAVGEPITIADADGPVHFFGIPYLEPAIVRQHWPEGDSAGRPLRTQAQTMGHAMDLVRAGMDTHEGRAVAIAHCFAAGVDATAGLEREVRQGGLDVVPLSVFDGPDYVALGHIHGRQTLSERVRYAGAPLHYSFGEQHKARGSWLVDLDAHGLAAVEWLELPVPRRLVTLTGTLHEILAPEMVAEHANEWVCAVYTDALPQAEPMRRLRESYPYCAMVQHQPVAVSEAEERSYSQRLRTAVTDVDRIEAFLEHVRAGHGATDAERDLIRAVLDERVRAEALV, encoded by the coding sequence ATGCGAATCCTGCACACCTCCGACTGGCACATCGGCCGCACGTTCCATGGCAACTCGACCATGGACGCGCTGACCGAGGTGCTCGGGGCGCTGACCGAGCAGGTGCGCACGCACTCCGTCGACGTCGTGGTCGTCGCCGGAGACGTCTTCGACTCCGCGACGCCGTCCGGTCCCGCCTACTCGCTCCTCGGCGATGCGCTGGTGGCGCTGGACGAGGCCGGGGCGCGAGTGATCGTCACGAGCGGAAACCATGACTCGGCCGCGCGACTCGGTTTCCAGGCGCGGCTGCTCCGTGACGGCATCCACGTGCTGACCGATCCGCTCGCCGTCGGGGAGCCCATCACGATCGCGGATGCCGATGGACCGGTTCATTTCTTCGGCATCCCCTACCTCGAGCCGGCCATCGTGCGTCAGCACTGGCCCGAGGGCGACAGCGCGGGCCGCCCGTTGCGCACCCAGGCGCAGACCATGGGGCATGCGATGGACCTCGTCCGTGCGGGCATGGACACGCACGAGGGCCGTGCGGTCGCCATCGCGCACTGCTTCGCCGCAGGGGTCGATGCCACCGCAGGCCTCGAGCGCGAGGTGCGTCAGGGTGGGCTCGACGTCGTGCCCCTCAGCGTGTTCGACGGCCCCGACTACGTGGCGCTCGGGCACATCCACGGTCGCCAGACGCTCAGCGAGCGCGTCCGCTACGCCGGGGCTCCGCTGCACTACAGCTTCGGCGAGCAGCACAAGGCGCGCGGTTCGTGGCTCGTCGACCTCGATGCCCACGGTCTCGCCGCCGTCGAGTGGCTCGAGCTGCCCGTGCCGCGTCGTCTGGTCACGCTCACGGGAACGCTCCACGAGATCCTGGCGCCGGAGATGGTCGCCGAGCATGCGAACGAGTGGGTGTGCGCCGTGTACACCGATGCTCTGCCCCAGGCCGAGCCGATGCGGCGTCTGCGCGAGAGCTACCCCTACTGCGCCATGGTGCAGCACCAGCCCGTGGCCGTCTCCGAGGCGGAGGAGAGGTCGTACTCGCAGCGACTCCGGACCGCGGTGACCGATGTCGACCGGATCGAGGCGTTCCTCGAGCACGTCCGGGCCGGGCACGGCGCCACGGATGCGGAGCGCGACCTGATCCGCGCGGTGCTCGACGAGCGCGTGCGCGCGGAAGCTCTCGTCTAG
- a CDS encoding GNAT family N-acetyltransferase: protein MTISHTVGGFILTDEKDASRYTLMRDGKLVSVLDYRDDGHTIALTRAFTIPTFRGNGYAGKVVEGAVADIEERGDRTVDAVCWYVADWFAAHPEHAPLLRSR from the coding sequence ATGACGATCTCGCACACTGTCGGAGGCTTCATCCTGACCGACGAGAAGGACGCGTCCCGCTACACGCTCATGCGCGATGGAAAGCTCGTGAGCGTTCTCGACTACCGCGACGACGGTCACACGATCGCTCTCACCCGCGCGTTCACTATCCCGACTTTCCGCGGCAACGGCTACGCGGGCAAGGTCGTGGAGGGTGCGGTGGCCGACATCGAGGAGCGTGGCGACCGCACGGTGGACGCGGTGTGCTGGTACGTCGCCGATTGGTTCGCCGCGCACCCCGAGCACGCCCCCCTGCTGCGCTCGCGCTGA
- a CDS encoding winged helix-turn-helix domain-containing protein, producing MSNTALLERPATTAAIRTRTEATAPVPSATADLPAVRSPRGFALYVGLDEIKAAEAGVSLPLLVDALRRTLAELAPGAETHATVALAPHGSGGRDLDVVRLALQEPGAIARTKAAAEEDTAEEESGVTVDISRKRVLIDGESAAFTYKEFELLQYLVLREGRTIERSELVSALWQAQDDETPGERTIDVHVRRLRAKLGRYEDIVRTVRGIGYRFDRHADVVIRYGHGTPSPDRF from the coding sequence ATGTCGAACACCGCACTTCTCGAGCGTCCCGCCACCACCGCCGCGATCCGCACTCGTACCGAGGCCACCGCACCGGTGCCCTCCGCCACCGCAGACCTTCCCGCCGTCCGCTCCCCGCGAGGCTTCGCGCTCTACGTGGGGCTCGACGAGATCAAGGCCGCCGAAGCCGGTGTGAGCCTGCCGCTGCTCGTCGATGCCCTGCGGCGCACCCTCGCCGAACTCGCTCCGGGTGCGGAGACGCACGCCACGGTCGCCCTCGCGCCGCACGGCTCGGGCGGCCGCGACCTCGACGTCGTCCGCCTCGCCCTGCAGGAGCCGGGCGCCATCGCGCGCACCAAGGCCGCTGCCGAAGAGGACACGGCGGAAGAGGAGAGCGGCGTCACCGTCGACATCTCCCGCAAGCGCGTCCTGATCGACGGGGAGTCCGCGGCCTTCACCTACAAGGAGTTCGAGCTGCTGCAGTACCTCGTGCTGCGCGAGGGCCGCACGATCGAACGCAGCGAGCTGGTCTCTGCTCTGTGGCAGGCGCAGGACGACGAGACCCCCGGTGAGCGCACGATCGACGTCCACGTGCGTCGTCTCCGCGCGAAGCTCGGACGCTACGAGGACATCGTCCGCACGGTGCGGGGAATCGGCTACCGGTTCGACCGTCACGCCGACGTCGTCATCCGCTACGGACACGGAACCCCCTCGCCCGACCGCTTCTGA
- a CDS encoding DNA-3-methyladenine glycosylase family protein, whose product MTSTAQSAAAEVAPSDAPRETVYRPSHPLDLGRTLGFLRRGTGDPTMVITGSVIWRAVRTPLGPTTLAVRTIGGEVRATAWGPGTDFALDAVPALCGAHDDAEGFDASHHPLVAESAHRHPGLRLTRTDEVFDALACAIIEQKVTGMQAFGAWRWLVSRFGERAPGPTPRPMFTAPTAAQWHRIPSWAWHRAGVEPPQSRTLVRAAERGDRIAHAVRTAPDGTARDRVLTSLPGVGVWTSAETRARALGDTDAVSVGDYHLAHEIGYALTGTRTDDAGMLELLAPWTGQRQRAVRLIAASGVHEPRRGPRLAPENHRDR is encoded by the coding sequence ATGACATCGACGGCGCAATCCGCAGCGGCTGAGGTCGCGCCATCGGATGCCCCTCGGGAGACCGTCTACCGCCCCTCGCACCCTCTCGATCTCGGCCGCACACTCGGCTTCCTTCGCCGTGGCACGGGCGATCCGACCATGGTCATCACCGGATCGGTGATCTGGCGGGCAGTGCGCACACCTCTCGGTCCGACGACGTTGGCGGTGCGCACGATCGGTGGCGAGGTGCGCGCGACCGCCTGGGGCCCCGGAACGGACTTCGCGCTCGACGCCGTCCCCGCACTCTGTGGAGCCCACGACGACGCCGAGGGGTTCGACGCATCGCATCACCCTCTCGTCGCCGAGTCCGCGCATCGCCATCCCGGGCTGCGCCTGACACGCACCGACGAGGTGTTCGACGCGCTGGCATGCGCGATCATCGAGCAGAAGGTCACCGGCATGCAGGCGTTCGGAGCGTGGCGTTGGCTCGTCTCCCGCTTCGGCGAGCGCGCCCCCGGTCCGACGCCCCGACCGATGTTCACCGCGCCCACCGCCGCACAGTGGCACCGCATCCCCTCCTGGGCGTGGCACCGCGCCGGGGTCGAGCCCCCACAGTCCCGGACCCTCGTGCGCGCCGCGGAACGAGGCGATCGCATCGCCCACGCCGTGCGGACCGCCCCGGACGGCACGGCGCGCGACCGCGTTCTCACGAGCCTTCCCGGCGTCGGGGTGTGGACCTCGGCGGAGACCCGGGCCCGCGCGCTCGGCGATACCGATGCCGTCAGCGTCGGCGACTACCACCTCGCCCACGAGATCGGTTACGCTCTCACCGGCACGCGCACCGATGACGCCGGGATGCTCGAGCTCCTCGCTCCCTGGACGGGGCAACGGCAGCGAGCGGTCCGCCTCATCGCCGCCAGCGGGGTGCACGAGCCGCGCCGAGGCCCTCGCCTCGCACCCGAGAACCATCGCGACCGCTGA
- a CDS encoding iron ABC transporter ATP-binding protein, protein MIALDGVRRDYSSEVAIGPVDLEIPTGGITALIGPNGAGKSTLLTMIGRLNGMDAGAIEIAGLDVASTKSKDLAKVVSILRQENHFVTRLTVRQLVGFGRFPHSKGRLNRADEEIISQAIDFLDLGPLEGRYLDELSGGQRQRAYVAMVLAQDTEFVLLDEPLNNLDMRHAVQMMKHLRRAAEELGRTIVIVLHDINFAGHYADHICAMKDGAVVEFGSPAAIMTDEVLSRVFDTPVSVIAGPSGPLAVYY, encoded by the coding sequence GTGATCGCTCTCGACGGCGTCCGCCGGGACTACAGCAGCGAGGTTGCGATCGGTCCGGTCGACCTCGAAATCCCGACCGGCGGCATCACCGCGCTGATCGGACCCAACGGCGCAGGCAAGTCGACGCTGCTCACGATGATCGGCCGGCTGAACGGAATGGATGCGGGGGCCATCGAGATCGCGGGGCTCGATGTGGCCTCGACGAAGTCGAAGGACCTGGCGAAGGTCGTGTCGATCCTGCGTCAGGAGAACCACTTCGTCACGCGACTCACCGTGCGCCAGCTCGTGGGATTCGGCCGGTTCCCGCATTCGAAGGGACGGCTGAACCGGGCCGACGAGGAGATCATCAGCCAGGCCATCGACTTCCTCGACCTCGGTCCGCTGGAGGGGCGGTACCTCGATGAGCTCTCCGGAGGGCAGCGTCAGCGCGCCTACGTGGCGATGGTGCTGGCACAGGACACCGAGTTCGTGCTGCTGGACGAACCGCTGAACAACCTCGACATGCGCCACGCGGTGCAGATGATGAAGCACCTGCGACGGGCGGCGGAGGAGCTCGGACGCACGATCGTGATCGTGCTGCACGACATCAACTTCGCGGGGCACTACGCCGACCACATCTGCGCGATGAAGGACGGCGCGGTCGTGGAGTTCGGATCCCCTGCCGCGATCATGACGGATGAGGTGCTGTCACGGGTCTTCGACACCCCCGTGAGCGTGATCGCCGGACCCTCCGGACCGCTCGCGGTGTACTACTGA
- a CDS encoding iron chelate uptake ABC transporter family permease subunit, giving the protein MTPRTTGGPVRSAGSFTTPRARRRYVLVLGVLVVLAAVSGFGLLAWANPMPVGSAGFWRIAQHRAIDVTVMALVAVSQAIATVSFQTVTNNRIITPSIMGFESLYRVVQTSTVYLFGVAGLVAIQGIGQFAIQVVIMVGLAVALYGWLLSGRYGNLQIMLLVGIVIGGGLGAVATFMQRLLTPSEFDVLAARLFGNVSNADASYLPLAIPLVIVASALLWIRSRRLNLMALGPDAARSLGVDHRRELFVVLFLVAVLMATSTALVGPMTFLGFLVATLAYQFADTHDHRLIFPVAVLTAFTILAGAYFVMKNVFYAQGMVSILIELVGGTVFLIVILRKGRL; this is encoded by the coding sequence ATGACACCGAGGACGACGGGCGGCCCGGTGCGATCGGCCGGCTCGTTCACGACCCCGCGAGCGCGCCGTCGCTACGTCCTCGTCCTCGGCGTGCTCGTCGTCCTCGCCGCCGTCTCCGGCTTCGGGCTGCTGGCATGGGCGAACCCGATGCCGGTCGGCTCCGCAGGATTCTGGCGCATCGCCCAGCACCGCGCGATCGATGTCACCGTGATGGCGCTCGTCGCCGTGTCCCAGGCGATCGCCACGGTGAGCTTCCAGACCGTCACCAACAACCGCATCATCACGCCGTCGATCATGGGCTTCGAGTCGCTGTACCGCGTCGTGCAGACCTCCACCGTCTACCTGTTCGGGGTCGCCGGACTCGTCGCGATCCAGGGCATCGGCCAGTTCGCGATCCAGGTCGTCATCATGGTCGGACTCGCGGTCGCCCTGTACGGATGGCTGCTCTCGGGGCGGTACGGGAACCTGCAGATCATGCTTCTGGTCGGCATCGTGATCGGCGGCGGTCTCGGAGCGGTCGCCACGTTCATGCAGCGTCTGCTCACCCCCAGCGAGTTCGACGTGCTCGCCGCCCGTCTCTTCGGCAACGTCTCGAACGCGGACGCCTCCTACCTGCCGCTCGCGATCCCGCTCGTGATCGTGGCCTCCGCTCTGCTGTGGATCCGATCGCGTCGGCTCAATCTCATGGCCCTGGGCCCGGACGCCGCGCGCTCGCTCGGTGTCGATCATCGGCGCGAGCTGTTCGTCGTGCTGTTCCTCGTCGCCGTGCTGATGGCGACGTCGACCGCGCTGGTCGGGCCGATGACCTTCCTCGGCTTCCTGGTCGCCACGCTCGCCTACCAGTTCGCCGACACGCATGACCATCGGCTGATCTTCCCCGTCGCGGTGCTCACCGCCTTCACGATCCTCGCGGGGGCGTACTTCGTGATGAAGAACGTGTTCTACGCGCAGGGGATGGTCTCGATCCTGATCGAGCTCGTCGGCGGGACCGTGTTCCTCATCGTCATCCTCAGAAAGGGCAGACTGTGA
- a CDS encoding iron chelate uptake ABC transporter family permease subunit, with the protein MVSTDITQPPRHAGRLFDVKLLIGVLVVAVLLVISLFTGVYDIAGADDGAQMFQITRVPRTIALVLAGAAMAMAGLVMQLLTQNRFVEPTTTGTTEWAGLGLLMVMILVPQPSLPMRMAGAILAAFIGTMVFFAFLRRVALKSSLIVPIVGIMLGAVVGALSTYLALVTNSLQIIGVWFAGSFTSVMRGQYEMLWIVAVIGVIVFIVADRLTIAGLGEEVATNVGVNYSRIILLGTVLIAVTTGVVTVVVGNLPFLGLIVPNIVSMVRGDDLRSNLPWVCLLGIAIVTVCDIIGRTIIMPFEVPVSLILGVVGAVVFVLLLLRQRRRG; encoded by the coding sequence ATGGTCTCCACCGACATCACCCAGCCGCCCCGCCACGCCGGGCGGCTCTTCGACGTGAAACTGCTCATCGGCGTGCTCGTCGTCGCGGTGCTCCTCGTGATCTCGCTCTTCACGGGCGTCTACGACATCGCCGGGGCGGACGACGGCGCGCAGATGTTCCAGATCACGCGCGTCCCCCGCACGATCGCCCTCGTTCTCGCCGGCGCCGCAATGGCCATGGCGGGCCTCGTGATGCAGCTTCTCACCCAGAACCGCTTCGTCGAGCCCACGACGACCGGGACCACCGAATGGGCGGGGCTCGGGCTGCTGATGGTCATGATCCTCGTGCCGCAGCCGTCGCTCCCGATGCGGATGGCCGGTGCGATCCTCGCGGCCTTCATCGGCACGATGGTGTTCTTCGCGTTCCTACGCCGGGTCGCCCTCAAGTCCTCGCTCATCGTCCCGATCGTCGGCATCATGCTCGGTGCGGTCGTCGGTGCCCTGTCCACGTATCTCGCCCTGGTCACCAACTCGCTGCAGATCATCGGCGTCTGGTTCGCGGGGAGCTTCACCTCGGTGATGCGCGGTCAGTACGAGATGCTCTGGATCGTGGCGGTCATCGGGGTCATCGTCTTCATCGTCGCCGATCGGCTGACCATCGCCGGACTCGGGGAGGAGGTCGCCACGAACGTCGGTGTGAACTACAGCCGGATCATCCTGCTCGGCACGGTGCTCATCGCGGTGACCACCGGTGTCGTGACGGTCGTCGTCGGCAATCTTCCTTTCCTGGGGCTGATCGTGCCGAACATCGTCTCGATGGTGCGCGGTGACGATCTGCGCAGCAATCTGCCGTGGGTGTGCCTGCTCGGCATCGCGATCGTCACGGTGTGCGACATCATCGGCCGCACCATCATCATGCCGTTCGAGGTCCCGGTGTCGTTGATCCTCGGGGTCGTCGGCGCGGTGGTGTTCGTGCTCCTCCTGCTGAGGCAGCGTCGACGTGGCTAG
- a CDS encoding siderophore ABC transporter substrate-binding protein encodes MSVPRTLTATSVALVGLLALAGCASGGSAESENNEPAAATVTVEDNTGTHEIATPPTSVVALDNRTFQTLSDWGVELSAGAVALMPETVSYVKDDGIVDIGLHSEPDLEAIVAVEPDLIISGQRFTQHNTAIADLVPDATIVDLEPREGEPFDEELKRQVTVLGEIFGKQDEAAKLVEDFDAAAERAKAAYDDADTVMAVNTSGGEIGYLAPTVGRSLGPIYDLLGLTPALQVDDATDDHQGDEISVEAIAASDPDWILVLDRDAVFAAETPDYVQAAEILESSEALAGVTAVKEKQLVYMPTDTYLNEGIQTYTSFLNDFADALEKSAKN; translated from the coding sequence ATGTCCGTGCCCAGAACCCTCACCGCCACGAGCGTCGCGCTCGTCGGTCTTCTCGCCCTCGCCGGCTGCGCATCCGGCGGTTCGGCGGAATCGGAGAACAACGAACCCGCAGCCGCGACCGTCACGGTCGAGGACAACACCGGCACGCACGAGATCGCGACACCTCCCACCTCCGTCGTGGCTCTCGACAACCGCACCTTCCAGACACTGTCCGACTGGGGCGTCGAGCTCTCGGCCGGAGCCGTCGCGCTCATGCCCGAGACCGTGTCGTACGTGAAGGACGACGGCATCGTCGACATCGGACTGCACAGCGAGCCCGACCTCGAGGCCATCGTCGCCGTGGAGCCCGACCTGATCATCAGCGGCCAGCGGTTCACGCAGCACAACACCGCGATCGCCGACCTCGTGCCCGATGCGACGATCGTCGACCTCGAGCCGCGCGAGGGAGAGCCCTTCGACGAGGAACTCAAGCGCCAGGTCACCGTGCTCGGAGAGATCTTCGGCAAGCAGGACGAGGCCGCGAAGCTCGTCGAGGACTTCGACGCCGCTGCCGAGCGCGCGAAGGCCGCGTACGACGACGCCGACACCGTCATGGCAGTCAACACCTCGGGCGGCGAGATCGGCTACCTCGCCCCGACCGTTGGCCGCTCGCTCGGCCCGATCTACGACCTTCTCGGGCTCACCCCGGCGCTTCAGGTCGACGACGCGACCGATGACCACCAGGGCGATGAGATCTCCGTCGAGGCGATCGCCGCGTCGGACCCCGACTGGATCCTCGTGCTCGACCGCGACGCCGTGTTCGCTGCCGAAACCCCGGACTACGTGCAGGCTGCGGAGATCCTCGAGAGCTCCGAGGCCCTCGCCGGCGTCACGGCCGTGAAGGAGAAGCAGCTCGTCTACATGCCCACCGACACGTACCTGAACGAGGGCATCCAGACCTACACGTCGTTCCTCAACGACTTCGCAGACGCCCTCGAGAAGAGCGCGAAGAACTGA
- a CDS encoding siderophore-interacting protein, whose product MSNTKSGFSIERRGLELRFRHVALSAREWLAPDFVRVRLTGSDLAGFDSPGADDHMRLFFPSGPTDSVEELRASPSREYTPLAWGDDWLDVEFAVHGDQGVAAPWAATAPLGSRIGVGGPRGSAVLAGDPGSWLLVGDETAIPAIRRFAALIPAGTPARIVVETVNQGREFEIDAPVDIEWLHRGEAPSGSALIAFLETLTADDAVGDDPFVFIAAEQSIVKPGRALLERWGVDTAKAVVKGYWKRGEAEYHAPH is encoded by the coding sequence ATGAGCAACACGAAATCCGGATTCTCGATCGAACGTCGTGGCCTGGAGCTGCGCTTCCGCCACGTCGCACTGAGTGCCCGGGAATGGCTCGCGCCGGATTTCGTCCGCGTGCGGCTGACCGGCTCGGACCTCGCCGGCTTCGATTCGCCGGGCGCCGACGACCACATGCGGCTTTTCTTCCCCTCCGGCCCCACGGACTCGGTCGAGGAACTCCGCGCCTCGCCGAGCCGCGAGTACACGCCGCTCGCCTGGGGTGACGACTGGCTCGATGTCGAGTTCGCGGTGCACGGAGATCAGGGCGTCGCGGCCCCCTGGGCGGCGACGGCACCGCTCGGCTCCCGGATCGGTGTCGGCGGTCCGCGCGGGTCAGCCGTGCTGGCCGGCGACCCTGGCTCCTGGCTGCTGGTCGGCGACGAGACCGCGATCCCCGCCATCCGACGCTTCGCCGCGCTGATCCCGGCAGGCACCCCGGCCCGCATCGTGGTGGAGACCGTGAACCAGGGACGCGAGTTCGAGATCGATGCACCGGTCGACATCGAGTGGCTGCATCGCGGCGAAGCCCCCTCCGGTTCCGCACTCATCGCCTTCCTCGAGACTCTGACCGCGGACGACGCCGTCGGAGACGACCCGTTCGTGTTCATCGCCGCGGAGCAGTCGATCGTCAAGCCGGGCAGGGCACTGCTCGAACGCTGGGGCGTCGACACGGCGAAGGCCGTCGTGAAGGGGTACTGGAAGCGCGGCGAGGCCGAGTACCACGCGCCACACTGA
- a CDS encoding RtcB family protein, with amino-acid sequence MERLSARLLSWASLIDEKTLAQAHTTARMPFIHPHLALMPDAHLGKGATVGSVIPTLGAIIPAAVGVDIGCGMIAVRTQFTENDLAGHDLAGLREQIERAIPLSAGRYNRKVVATAEPRIAELEQLAEKSGFDPAQYAGNWRLQLGTLGSGNHFIEVSVDELDRVWLFLHSGSRGVGNKIAGHHIGVAQRLAKQWWIDLPDPDLAYLVEGTAEFTRYIRELRWAQHFALLNREEMMDRVMRQVSEFLGTAVDEQERINCHHNFTESEKHYGAQVWVSRKGAIQADAGRPGLIPGSMGTASYVVEGLGDPQSLNSSPHGAGREYSRSAARRTFTHEQLRAAMTGIEFRDTDAFIDEIPQAYKPIDQVMADAASLVSIRHTLRQIVNVKGD; translated from the coding sequence ATGGAGAGGCTCTCCGCACGGCTGCTGTCGTGGGCGTCACTGATCGACGAGAAGACACTCGCTCAGGCGCACACCACGGCCCGCATGCCGTTCATCCACCCGCACCTGGCACTGATGCCGGATGCCCACCTCGGCAAGGGGGCGACGGTCGGCTCGGTCATCCCGACGCTCGGCGCGATCATCCCCGCGGCCGTCGGCGTCGACATCGGCTGCGGCATGATCGCCGTTCGCACCCAGTTCACCGAGAACGACCTCGCAGGTCATGACCTCGCAGGACTCCGGGAGCAGATCGAGCGCGCCATCCCCCTATCGGCCGGACGCTACAACCGCAAGGTCGTGGCCACCGCCGAACCGCGCATCGCCGAGCTCGAGCAGCTCGCCGAGAAGAGCGGCTTCGATCCCGCCCAGTACGCCGGGAACTGGCGGCTGCAGCTGGGGACGCTCGGCTCGGGCAACCACTTCATCGAGGTGTCGGTCGACGAACTCGACCGGGTCTGGCTGTTCCTGCACTCGGGATCGCGAGGCGTCGGCAACAAGATCGCCGGACACCACATCGGCGTCGCCCAGCGGCTGGCGAAGCAGTGGTGGATCGACCTCCCCGACCCCGACCTGGCCTACCTGGTCGAGGGGACCGCGGAGTTCACCCGCTACATCCGGGAACTGCGGTGGGCCCAGCACTTCGCCCTGCTGAACCGGGAGGAGATGATGGACCGCGTCATGCGCCAGGTCTCGGAATTCCTCGGCACCGCGGTCGACGAGCAGGAGCGCATCAACTGCCACCACAACTTCACGGAGTCGGAGAAGCACTACGGCGCGCAGGTGTGGGTGTCGCGGAAGGGTGCCATCCAGGCGGACGCCGGGCGACCAGGACTGATCCCCGGGTCGATGGGCACCGCCTCGTACGTGGTCGAGGGGCTCGGCGACCCGCAGTCGCTGAACTCCTCTCCGCACGGTGCCGGGCGGGAGTACTCCCGGTCGGCAGCACGGCGGACCTTCACCCACGAGCAGCTGCGGGCAGCGATGACGGGAATCGAGTTCCGTGACACGGATGCCTTCATCGATGAGATCCCCCAGGCGTACAAGCCGATCGACCAGGTGATGGCGGATGCCGCGAGCCTCGTATCGATCCGGCACACGCTGCGGCAGATCGTCAACGTGAAGGGCGACTGA
- a CDS encoding acyl-CoA thioester hydrolase/BAAT C-terminal domain-containing protein, with protein sequence MTTKLPRTSVDPADRHDAFPEAPCGTAVLLLAGSSGRVEAQRADLLARHGARVRAIRWFGGTGQRPAPHEVPIEIFVDQLDLLRRDADRVAIFGTSFGAEAALVTASLHPVDATVAVAPSSVVWSGIVDGNWSSHWSLRGTPLPSVGFDPSWSPTTEPPEYRSLYESSLARDPDLTRAAEIRVEGITGPVILVAGGDDRVWPSDRFAAEIQRRRSLHARETTLVTHPEAGHRITLPGETAVHGGVTMGRGGTPSADAALGADAWTAIARALDLRE encoded by the coding sequence ATGACGACGAAGCTTCCCCGCACCTCGGTCGACCCCGCCGACCGGCACGACGCCTTTCCAGAGGCTCCCTGCGGCACCGCGGTCCTGCTCCTCGCCGGATCCAGCGGACGTGTGGAGGCTCAGCGGGCCGACCTGCTCGCGCGGCACGGGGCCCGGGTCCGCGCCATCCGCTGGTTCGGCGGCACGGGCCAGCGCCCCGCTCCGCACGAGGTACCGATCGAGATCTTCGTCGACCAGTTGGATCTGCTCCGCCGTGATGCGGATCGCGTCGCGATCTTCGGCACGTCGTTCGGAGCAGAAGCGGCACTCGTCACCGCGTCGCTGCACCCGGTCGACGCCACCGTCGCGGTCGCGCCGTCATCCGTCGTCTGGTCGGGCATCGTCGACGGCAACTGGTCGTCGCACTGGAGCCTTCGTGGCACTCCGCTTCCCTCCGTGGGGTTCGATCCGTCGTGGTCCCCGACGACCGAACCGCCCGAGTATCGCTCGCTCTACGAATCCAGCCTCGCCCGCGATCCCGATCTCACCCGCGCGGCGGAGATCCGGGTCGAGGGCATCACCGGTCCGGTCATCCTCGTCGCCGGCGGAGACGACCGCGTCTGGCCAAGCGACCGATTTGCGGCCGAGATCCAGCGTCGCCGCTCGTTGCACGCCAGAGAGACGACCCTCGTCACCCACCCCGAGGCCGGACACCGCATCACCCTTCCCGGCGAGACGGCCGTCCACGGCGGTGTGACCATGGGTCGGGGCGGCACACCATCCGCCGATGCGGCCCTCGGCGCCGACGCCTGGACGGCGATCGCCCGGGCGCTCGATCTGCGCGAGTGA